The segment CCGCTGAATGCGATGGTTACACGCGTCGGCCACCCACAATGTTTGCCCTTGAACGACCAAGCTTTGTGGGCGGACGAATTGACCGGGCTGGTTCCCCGTGCCACCCCACGACGTCATGAACTGGCCGCTCGGATCGAACTTTTGGATCCGATCGGAATCGCCATATTCGCCGATATAGAAGCATCCATCCGCGTCACAAACGGCATCGGTTACAAACGCAAATTCACCCGGTGAATAGCCGGCAACGCCACCGATTTGTTGTTCGGGAACAAGCTTTCCGCTCAGCGTATAACAGAGCATGCGGTAATAGTGCGTGTCGGCAACCAGTAAGCGGTGAGCGGACAATTGGGCATCCGGTCCATCGACACCACTGGGGGAAAAACCCGTAGGCAAGGCGACGGCCAATCCGGTCGGACGGCCGTTTTTGGTTTGCGGAGTCGACCAGCCTCGAAGATAATTGCCATCGGCGTCAAAGACTTGAATCCGACCCGTTGTGTCGACGATGTAGAGGCGATCTGCGGGGTCAATCGCAATCGCTCTCGGCTTCAGAAACCGGCCTTCGCTAAAACCGCGTCTTCCC is part of the Novipirellula aureliae genome and harbors:
- a CDS encoding NHL repeat-containing protein, with the protein product MRASVAIGTAAIGSTAIPGCISGALHGQPELVWGRRGFSEGRFLKPRAIAIDPADRLYIVDTTGRIQVFDADGNYLRGWSTPQTKNGRPTGLAVALPTGFSPSGVDGPDAQLSAHRLLVADTHYYRMLCYTLSGKLVPEQQIGGVAGYSPGEFAFVTDAVCDADGCFYIGEYGDSDRIQKFDPSGQFMTSWGGTGNQPGQFVRPQSLVVQGQTLWVADACNHRIQRFDLSTPTPTLVGIFGSQGSESGQFYYPYDLTLAADGTIVVCEYGNQRLQRIDSNGNWIASWGGPGFQNGQLYQPWGVVIDSDRRVHVLDSNNHRVQRLPLSQLS